The following DNA comes from Brassica oleracea var. oleracea cultivar TO1000 chromosome C5, BOL, whole genome shotgun sequence.
GCCGATCCTGTACGAAGACAAAAATTTGTATCTTAAAACCCCCAAGACTTTCCGGCAGTCCTAGATAAGTTCCCATCCCTCCCAAATTTTGTATGCCCAAAATATCTCTTAGCTCCTGTATGACAGATTCTTCGATCTTGTGCCCAAATTGAATTGAAGACTTATCAAAGTTTATTAGTTGACCTGAAGCTATCTCATATTCCTTTAAAATCTTGAGAATAGTGTGACACTCTTATTTTTGAGCTTTACAAAAAAAGAGACTATCGTCTGCAAAAAGCAAATGTGATATTGAAGGGCATGCTCTGGCCACCTTTATTCTTGTTAATTGTTTCTCCCTCTCTGCATTCTTAATATTTGCTATCAAAGCCTCGGTGCACAGAATAAATAAATAGGGAGGTAAAGGATCTTCTTGACGTAAACCCCTTTGTGGCACAATGAGGCCCCGATGTTGGCCATTTAAAAGGACCTGATATTGAACCGATGATATACACTCCACCATTAGTTTAATCCAATGATCATGAAACCCCATTTTCTGTAGTAATGCCTTAATAAACTCTCATTCTACCCTATCGTAGGCCTTACTCATATCCGTTTTGACTGCCATATACTTTCCTTTACACGCCTCATTAGTCCGTAATCCAAAATATTATCAGAAATCAGTCGTTCTGCCACAAATGCCGATTGCGTTTCTGATACGAGAGAGGGTAGCAATAACTTCAAACGTTGACACAAAACCTTCGAAATAATTTTATACCCTACATTTCATAAACTGATAGGTCACAACTCCGTCATCCTTGTAGATCCGTAATCCAAAATATTATCAGAAATCAGTCGTTCTGCCACAAATGCCGATTGCGTTTCTGATACGAGAGAGGGTAGCAATAACTTCAAACGTTGACACAAAACCTTCGAAATAATTTTATACCCTACATTTCATAAACTGATAGGTCACAACTCCGTCATCCTTGTAGATCTCTCTGTCTTTGGAATCATACATATATTAGTAATATTTAACCTTGAATCCATTTCTCCAGATACCAAAAAATCATTCACTATGAGTGTTGAAAAAAGAGAGCTGTCATGCCATCCGGTCCTGGTGCCTTCTCTGGATGCATCATAAACATAGCCTCTCTGACCTCATCCTCTGTCACTATCCTCAATAATCGTTGATTCATCTGTGGAGTTATGCCCGGTGTTACCTTTGAGAGAAAATCATCAAACTTCGATGGAGAAGTTGTAGTAAATAATTCTTCAAAATAGTCAACCACAACTTTCTCTACTCCATTATTCTCTGTAATCCAATTTCCCTCAACATCATATAGCCCTACGATCCTATTACGGACCCTTCGTTGCTTGGTTAAAGCGTGATAGAATTTTGTATTGAGGTCTCCAGATGAATACTACATATTTCTACTTTTGTGATGCCAGTACTCCTCTTCGTCCTTGTATGCCTCTTGCAACTTCCTAGACACCTCCATAATATCCTCATGAGATCTAGTATCATCTGTTTGTACCTCTTCAAGAGCTTTCTGTAAGTCTGATATTTTTTCCTTCCCATAAGGTAGATTATTTTTCCTCCATTTGGCTATTTCATGGCGGCAATTACTAGTTTTTGCCACTATACCAGTTCATGTTCCTTCACTATTATCGGACCATCCCATTGTAATTGATTCCAGAATGCCACCATCCCTAAATATTCTGTATACGAACAGGGGAATAGCGTGTGCCACTCCTCATTCGCTAATGCACGATCTAAACGACATCTAACCATTACTGCCCCCTTTGCCTTTTCCACTGTGACCAGATTATCAAATCCGAAATGAGATTGAAATTTCTGGAAAAACTCAAACTCTTGATTTGTCTCCGATAAAAATAAAAAAAATCCGGCTTATGTTTATGCCATATCTCCGTTAAATAACTTATAGTCCACTTACTTCCCATTTCTTGGCAATTCCAACTTAGTGCTCTCATATAAAAATATATAGAAAGGCTCCTTTGAGCTGACTACATTGGGTGTAATGATACTCTGAATTCTCCAACCCCCATAGTAAAAAGGCTCTCCGCCACGTTAATACATAAATTAAATATTTATAAATATATTTATATATGTTTATAATATTGTAAAAACTAAAATATAATATTATAAGATTAATTCATGTATAAATATTAATATATCAAATATAAATATTAATAAAATTTAAAAATTTAATGTATTTTAAAAATACGGATCCGGATCCGGATATCCGGACCTAAAAATTAAGATATCCGGATCCGGATTCGGTTTGCACGGATCCAAGATTTTACTATCCGGATTCGGATCCGGGCATCCCGAATACCCTATTTTTGGAGCGGATCTCGGATCGAATCCGGATCTCGGATAATAAGTCCCATGCCTACCCAATAGGAGTAAGAGAATAAGTTAATACAAGAATAGTGAAAGTATAGGTTCGATATGTAATTTTTCGGATCCTGCCTCTCTCTCTCTCTCTCTCCATATTACCTTGTTGTAGAGAAGGTTTTGGAGATGATAAAGCAGAAGAGTTAATCCCTTAGCAAAGTAGTTTATTGACCAAGTTCGTATTTATTTTTTTACACAATTATGGTTCCAATTTAATTTTTTTTTTTTGAAAAATCAGGTAGTGCTTGCTCAACAGCAGAGTTATAACATGTACCGTTGAAAAATCAGGTAGTGCTGGCACAGTTACGGATGTGCTCAAGATATTTTTATTGTAACAGTAGAACTATAAAATAAATGTTAAGAATTAAATCGTCGGTTGCTCAAAAAAAAAAAGAATTAAATCGTCGTAGTCTAATTATTATTGTGTGACAATAGCAAACTAGTGAATATCGGTGTCTCCCAAAGGTTGCAACGATATTTCAACATGCCGTAAAAGTAAAGTGACCTTGTTCTCTAACTTTAATTGCAGTTGTTTGTCATTTCTTCAAATTGGCAACTTAAAGTGTGCCAAATTGCAAGTTTTCTCATTTTAAAACCATCCTAAAACATTTTATGTATGAACTAGATTAAGATCCGCGCTTTGCGCGGAATAAACATTATATATAAAAATTATTTAATGTATTAAAAGTCAGTAACTATTAAATATATAATTAAATTGATGCGAACATATAAATCAATTTTATTAATCTAAAAATATTTTTTTTAATATTTGATAGGATATGTAATTAAATTTAAATGATACTAACATACGTAGTATATTTTAGTATATTTTTAATATTAATGTCTATTAAATGATGATATCTACCCATATAGTTTTTTTTGATCATTTGTATCTTTTATAGAAAAAAATTAAATTACTGATAACAAAATTTTCATTGTGGGATTAATAGTTTTAATAGTTTATAATTTTTAAGAAAAAAATAAGTTGTCAATGTTCGTTCAAAACTTTTACCAAAAAATTGTTCAAAGTAAATTTTGAAACTAAAAGATTTATGTATTTTATATGGTTTATAGTTTAATTTAAAACGATATATATATATATATATTAATCTTAATAATTAATTAAATTATACTTTTTACTTATATAATTTTGTAATCATTTGAATANNNNNNNNNNNNNNNNNNNNNNNNNNNNNNNNNNNNNNNNNNNNNNNNNNNNNNNNNNNNNNNNNNNNNNNNNNNNNNNNNNNNNNNNNNNNNNNNNNNNNNNTTTAATATTAAAAAAAATATGATAGAAGATACAATATTTTTTATCAAATCTTTATTATTCAAAATCATTAATTGTCATATATACTTTAGCCACATTAGGCAATTCCGTAAATTCTATTTAAGGAAATAATAAAGTACATTAATAATGAATTTATTGTTAGTATAATAAAAAGTTTATTATATAATTAGATGGACCAACATATTTCTCTAATGATTCTAAGAATCATCCTACTGATGACACGTGACTACAAAATGAAATTGTAATGTTTCTCAAATAATATAGGGGATTATTCGATTTTAAATCCGTAACTGTTTTCAGAACCGATATGTGATTCTTTGCTTCTCCTGAAAAATAAAAGTATTTGGCAAAGGTCACATCTTAAACAATAATTAGAAAATTTTAGTAAAATTCGAAATTGATAAATTTCTTCTAAAGAAAATTAAAATATTTATTTTCTTGTAAATCGAATAAAACTATGAAAATGTAAATTTAAAGTTTAGTGAGACAAAGAAGACAGAAGCCGTTCAATACTATGTATAATTCTCATGGTTAAACAATGAAGTAATGCAACAAGACTTTCTCAAGAACAAAATTCTCTATTCCGACTGATCTCAAACTCAGCTCCTATCGGCAAATGATCACTCGGGTGATGGTTATTTGGTAAGAAACCGACAACATCTGGAGATTCCGGTTCAGGTAGCTGGAGGATACTGACAGGTTTGATGAAGTCTGAAGGAGAGAAGAAGATGTAGTCAAGCGTGTTTGTGAAGCCAGGAGTGCAGTTTGTGAACTTAGGCTCTCCTCTTGTCACTTCATAGGCACTACACAGAGGCACTGGTGCTTCTTCTTCCTCTTCTATGGTCTCTGCAGGCTTACCATTACCAGATACTAGATAACTATACACCTGAAAAACAAAAAAAAACACAATTTAGAAAACAGATTTAAAAGTGTAGAAGTCAAGGCAAGGAACTGTAAAAAAAAAAAAAAGGTAAGGAACTGTATCACACCTTATCCCCAGGAATTGAATTGAAGTCACCAGATAGTAACAAGGAAGGTGTGCACTCGAATTCATTTGATATTAGTGTCTTGAACTGATCTAGTCGTGAAAGTAGATACTTGGCTTGTGCCAGCTTCACATCAGCTAGCTCCGGGTCCCTGGAGAGAAGCAAAACAATGAAATGAGACGAGTGGAGTAAAGTAATGTTTAATGGTGACAAGAGTGTTGTTTCTTTTTACCAGTAAAGATGGGTGTTGGCCACGATGACGACTTGGTGAAACGGCTTGTTGATCTTAAAAGCAGCCATTATTCCAACACAATCACGTTTTAGTCTGACTAGTGGATCATTAAGGTCACGGCTGTCTTTTCGAGAATCTAACAATAGATAAAGAAGTTGGTAAATGATGTTGAGAGATATATAAAGAGACACCACAAAGAAAAGGACAAGTTCACCTTTCGCATTCTCATCACCTTTTGATTCATTGGAGGTCTCAGTCTCCTGTACACTGTCTGCCTTTACTGAGTCCAAAAGATCATTATATTCGATCCTTTCTTTGGCGACTAACTCTGCACTAAATCCACAGAAAAGAGTGTTGTCTCAATCAGATTAAGGTTTTGGCATTAAGTTAAAAACGTTCTTTGGTCATGCACGCATAAATGTTTTTTTTTTTTTTAATTTAAAAAAATCATATACCAGCTAGGCTTGTAGAAGATTGCACAACCGTCACGCTTCCTCTGTCCGGTTCTCTGAATATAAATCCCAGAGTAGCCCAGAGAGTCCATGTTTTTCCTGTAAAAGCTATCGTACTCATCTACTTCCTGAGAAACATGTAAGAGTATTAATTAATTAACAAGTGGATACGCACACAATTTAAAAGGGAACATGAATACACGTACTGGATTGGATTAAACAAGGGAGAAGAATGAATTATGTCTAACTAGAAAAGGGTTTCTCAATTAAAACCAAACAAGAAAAGAAGAAATGATTTAGAAGAACAAACCTGCAAACAAAAGAAGTCAGCCTCGAGCTTTTTCAGAACGCCCAGAATTGCATGTGAACGAGCTTTCCATCTTATAAAGAAGAAGAGGAAAGTCACATTTACTGCGAATATGGCAACAAAGTTAATCAATTGCTAAATTCAGAAGTAAGTACATATATATATGTTAAGAGATCATCAAAGTGAGCAAGACCAAACATAGTGATGTCCACGTTTCTAGCTAAAGTTGTTGGACACCCATAGATCATTATAGCTAAATCATGACTCCATGCCAATGCCAATGCCATTGATTACAACAACTCACACAAAGAACTCTTCGCTAGTACAAGAGAAAAAGTAGAGAGTAATTACTTGAGGCAGGCAGGTGGAGAGTGCGGGAGAAGGGAGCTCTTCACATAAACCTAAGAGAAATATGAAGCTCCAAGAGATTATTAGAAGGAATAACACAAACAAACAAAAAAGATAAAAAGAAACAGTCTTTATCCCTAAACCAAGCCTCAAACACACAACACAAGGAGTCCTTGTCAAGGACTCAGTTTGATCAACTTACAAATACAAAACGCTCATAAAATGCCAAACTACAGCATGTCACAAAACTATAATGAAAGAAGACTAAAAAGCTTAATTTAATTGATTTGATTACCTGAGCTAATATGTTATACGAAACGAGACGGAATCTGATACCTGCAACAAACACCAAATTGGATTCAACCTAGACATGTTAAGAATCCACAAAAGCTAAAAGAGGCATTACCATCAGATTTACTTATTGAATGCTTATCATCAGCCTCTTCAACAGATTCGAAGTTGCGAACTTTAGGCTCCATTGGAGGATTCGTACTCATTCTTCTCGAAACAATCTTCCTGCAGACTCCACAACTGTGTTCAATCAAATCAAATCAAATTTTCAGAAATACATTAATAGGCTGTTTCAGTCATCAATGTCTATCGAGAATGTAGAATAATAGGTAAGAGACCTGATGGTGGTGAAAGAAGGAAGTATTGGGCCAGGAAGATGAAGCAAACTAGTAGTGTTAAACATCTATCGATAGTTAAAACTTTTTTTTTTTTTTTTTTTTTTTTTTTTTTGGCTAAGAGGGGTTCAAAAAAAAAAAAAACAAATAGAAAATCATTATTTCGCCCCCTTCCCTTATACTAAATTGTTTTATGAACCTTGAATTTTAATAAGATTCAGATAGAACCCAAATATTTTAATTACAAATTTTAAAATCAAATCGTACCCATTTCTTTATGCAATTCAAAACAGTGTGTGGAAGGGAAGACTAATTAGTCCAGTGTTTGACTCAATGATTAGTTATTACTGTTTATATACTGATTTTGAGTAGTAAAAATTATTTATTCCATTATAAATTAGAAAAATAATTACAAAATAATTCCTCAACATATAATTCTAAATGTTCTATAAAAATTTATGATAGTCAAAATTTAAATATGTCACATCTTAAGCACAGATACATGTAAATTCTAGAAACTACCATAAATATTATAAAACACTTTAAATATATGTCACATAAACTATATGTCCATAATTATTTTTATAGAACATATATGTTGTTTCAAGTTCTCTTTTAAGTGGTATGAACCATCATACATTTTTGTTGAACAATTTATCAATCATGATGGAGATAATTACATAATATATGAAAATATTGGAAAGCACCAAATAAACAAAATATTTATGTTGCTGCAAACAGCAACTAAATAATCATGCAAGTCTTATCTTCCAAAAATATGCAACTGATTCACAAAATAGTGAAAATAAATGTGATAACGAGATCGACTTAATCAGGAAGTATTTTGGTGAAATTAGAAGTAGTAAAACGATTCATTTAATTAGAATATTTGATACATAAAGAAAAAGTAGATATTGTACAGGAGAAGCTGCACTACCAATTGCACAATCTTTGTAACTATTTATATTTATTGTTTCTATATTTTTTTGTCACCCACTGTTATAATTATTTAATAATTTTGTAACTATATTTGTATAGTATGAAGGAATCAGATCAATATAAAGGTTTATTTATAATCTATAAAGAAAAAAAAACATAACTCATTGTATATCTTGGACAATGAGAAAACATTGATAATCTTATTAAAATAATTATTACTGAATTTAAAAACATTGATTTCTGAATGTAGTCTTATAAATATAATGTATCTACTGTATAAATATTGATAATCTTATTAAAATAATTATTACTGAATTTAATACATAAATAATTGTATTGCATATGTATCCCTGAATTAAATAAGTTGAAATGATTTGTATCTACTGTTAATTAAATAGATATATATCATCATTGCCTCTGGAGAATGGAGAATGAAAAATGGAGAATAGGGAAGCTGACCTGGTGGTGGTGAAAGAAGGAAGAATCGGACGAGGAAGATGAAGCAAAGTAGTAGTAGTCTTAAACATCTATCGATCAAGCGGTGAGACTCGTTAAAAACTTTTTTGGGTTCGAGTATAATATAATGAAAAGGTAGAAAATCATCATTTTGCCCCCTTCACTTATAATAAATTGTTTATGAACTTTGAATTTTGATAAGATTCAGATAGAACCCAAATATTTTAATTATAAGTTTTAAATGTTTGTTTATCCATTTTCATTATTTTTTTCATAAAATTAAATAAATTGAAATGGTTTCTATCTACGGTTACTTAAATAGATATATATCTCGTAGCTTCATGAAAAATTTGCTAAAATGGATAGTTATGGATTTTAGAGAGTTTAAAGATGCTTCACAAAGCTTGAATAAGCTTCTTAGAAATGGTCATCAAAGACTTGATCTTGGTTTGAAAATAAGTCTACATGAGTGTTTGAGTTTCAGAGTATGAAGTGTTCACTAAAAGAAAATATGACCTTAACGACTACAATATTAGTAGCTATTTGGTCGTAATATAGGCTTTACGACTAATTAGCTTCGAAAAACGATTGATCGTTAGAAGTTAGTCGTAAATAATTATTCGAGGCACACTGGTCGTAAAGTTACAATTAATGGTGTTAGTCGTAAAGCAGACGTAAATGTACGACTCCATTAATTGGTCGTAAGTTAAACGTAAATGAATTAGTCGTAAAGTAAACGTAAATGTACGACTCATGCACTTGGTCGTAAGTTAAACGTAAAATCATTAGTCGTACATGTGACGCACATTTACGTCTCATAAATTAGATGGACATAGGTCGTAAACATACGACCAATTTGCTTCTACGTCGATGTTTATTTGTCGTAATGTATCGACCACTTTACATCGGCGTTAAATGTTCATTGGTCGTAAATTAACTCACTTTATTTATTTATTTTCGAATTTTGTATTTAATTACGAATTTAATATATTAATTAAAATAAACTATTTAAAAATTTTGATTTTAATTTTAAAATTTTGGTAAAATTAAAAGAAAATATCTAATATTCAGAAACATAATAATATCCATAATATAAAACATTCATAATACTAATTAAGTAAAACCGAAAAAAACTAAGTGTTAAGGTTTATTTCGTCGAAGAGGTCGGAACTATGCTCATCCGCACGTCGCTCTAAATCTGCCTGCTCTTTCAGAGTGGGTTCGGGAATAAAGCTCGGACGTAGAGACTGCCACCTAGAGGCAAGAGCTGGGTTGGCATTTGGGGTTGTCTCTATCATCATATCGAACATATTTGCCATACATGCAAATTTGTCCATGTGGTCAGCTATGACTTCTTTGGCCGCAGTCAAATCCCTACGGAGAGAAGATTCTTCTTCCATTCTTGCAGCGTGTTCAGCTCTCGCCCTCGGGACATCGTTGACAGACCCGATCCCGACAATACGTCCCCTTTTCTTCGGGGCAACCTTCAATTAATAAATAGATATTTAATTAGTACATATGTAAAACTAACTTAAAGAATAAAAAATGTAAATAAACATATATATTTAAGAGATCAAATTTTTAACCTGCTCAAAAATTTTGTCTTGTTCGACGGTGGACAGCTGGACGGTGCACCTTCCGGATTTTGTTGCGAAACAACTGAGTCTGGACCTTCTGGATCTGAGCCTCAACAGTGTTGTAGATCCTCTCTGGTCGAGGATGCGAGAAGGTGCCATCAAAATTCTGGTTTGTCGTCTTGTAAAGTCGGGCCAGAGATGGTGGTGCTCCTTCTTCGGCAACCTGTATAAAAAAAATTTAAATTAAACTCACGCATTCAATAAATAGTCAATTAATATATATTTAATAAAAATTAAGAAAGATCAAAGACTTACAATTTGTAGTGCCCTCCCAGCGTGTGGAATCTGTCTGGAAGTGTGAGGTATTGACAGGTTACCATCATCATCGCGGGTCAACCGAGCCGTAGAGCAAGTGTGAGACCTCTGAACTGACTTAGGCAAAATTCCAATAAGCCT
Coding sequences within:
- the LOC106292947 gene encoding carbon catabolite repressor protein 4 homolog 4-like isoform X2, which produces MFNTTSLLHLPGPILPSFTTISCGVCRKIVSRRMSTNPPMEPKVRNFESVEEADDKHSISKSDGIRFRLVSYNILAQVYVKSSLLPHSPPACLKWKARSHAILGVLKKLEADFFCLQEVDEYDSFYRKNMDSLGYSGIYIQRTGQRKRDGCAIFYKPSCAELVAKERIEYNDLLDSVKADSVQETETSNESKDSRKDSRDLNDPLVRLKRDCVGIMAAFKINKPFHQVVIVANTHLYWDPELADVKLAQAKYLLSRLDQFKTLISNEFECTPSLLLSGDFNSIPGDKVYSYLVSGNGKPAETIEEEEEAPVPLCSAYEVTRGEPKFTNCTPGFTNTLDYIFFSPSDFIKPVSILQLPEPESPDVVGFLPNNHHPSDHLPIGAEFEISRNREFCS
- the LOC106292947 gene encoding carbon catabolite repressor protein 4 homolog 4-like isoform X1, producing the protein MFNTTSLLHLPGPILPSFTTISCGVCRKIVSRRMSTNPPMEPKVRNFESVEEADDKHSISKSDGIRFRLVSYNILAQVYVKSSLLPHSPPACLKWKARSHAILGVLKKLEADFFCLQEVDEYDSFYRKNMDSLGYSGIYIQRTGQRKRDGCAIFYKPSCAELVAKERIEYNDLLDSVKADSVQETETSNESKGDENAKDSRKDSRDLNDPLVRLKRDCVGIMAAFKINKPFHQVVIVANTHLYWDPELADVKLAQAKYLLSRLDQFKTLISNEFECTPSLLLSGDFNSIPGDKVYSYLVSGNGKPAETIEEEEEAPVPLCSAYEVTRGEPKFTNCTPGFTNTLDYIFFSPSDFIKPVSILQLPEPESPDVVGFLPNNHHPSDHLPIGAEFEISRNREFCS